A genomic region of Papaver somniferum cultivar HN1 chromosome 7, ASM357369v1, whole genome shotgun sequence contains the following coding sequences:
- the LOC113298651 gene encoding UDP-glycosyltransferase 86A2: MANSNQKPHAIFIPYPLQGHVIPSVHLAIKLASKGFTISFINTQFIHHQILKSQSKTNTIADDIFVESRKLGLDINYYTVSDGLPIDFDRSINHDQFMASLLHLFSAHVEDIVRKIIIKSSTTASPVNCMIADTFFVWPSMISKKLGLSYVSFWTEPALVYSLYYHMDLLRKHGHFASSDNREDAITYIPGVPAIEPVDMMSYLQDTDTSMIVHEIIFKAFDDVRGADFVICNTVQELEPETISALQVKKPFFAIGPIFPSGFTKTSVATSLWPESDCTQWLNTKPKGSVLYISFGSYAHINKNDLIEIAHGLLQSKVNFVFVLRPDVVSVDDPNPLPEGFSEESNDRGILIQWCCQVQVLSHPAVGGFLTHCGWNSILESIWCSVPMLCFPLLTDQFTNRKLVVDDWKIGLNIGRKQITRKEVSEKIIRLMDEKSGYEFRKEIVEVKKALENASKNDVSSEKNLSQFVNELKVLIGNKSKK, encoded by the exons ATGGCTAACAGCAATCAAAAACCTCATGCAATCTTCATTCCGTATCCTTTACAAGGTCATGTAATTCCATCGGTTCATCTAGCCATTAAACTTGCATCAAAAGGTTTCACAATATCCTTTATCAATACTCAATTCATCCATCATCAAATATTAAAATCTCAGTCAAAAACTAATACCATTGCCGACGACATCTTTGTTGAATCTCGTAAACTAGGTCTAGATATTAATTATTATACTGTTAGTGATGGTCTTCCAATTGATTTTGATCGTTCTATTAACCATGATCAATTCATGGCTTCTCTGTTGCATTTATTTTCTGCTCATGTCGAAGATATTGTCCGTAAAATCatcattaaatcttcaacaacagcTTCTCCAGTTAATTGTATGATTGCTGATACATTCTTTGTCTGGCCATCTATGATCTCCAAGAAACTCGGGCTCTCATATGTATCTTTCTGGACTGAACCAGCTTTAGTTTATTCTCTCTATTATCACATGGACCTTCTTCGCAAACACGGTCATTTTGCCTCCAGTG ATAATCGAGAAGacgcaattacctatatacccggTGTGCCGGCGATTGAGCCTGTTGATATGATGTCATACCTACAAGACACGGATACGTCGATGATAGTTCATGAAATTATCTTTAAAGCATTCGACGATGTCAGAGGAGCTGATTTTGTTATATGTAACACAGTTCAAGAACTCGAACCAGAAACAATTTCAGCTTTACAAGTTAAAAAGCCATTTTTTGCAATTGGACCAATATTTCCAAGTGGATTCACTAAGACTAGTGTTGCTACAAGTTTATGGCCCGAGTCAGATTGCACCCAATGGCTAAACACTAAACCTAAGGGCTCAGTCTTATACATATCATTTGGTAGCTATGCTCATATTAATAAGAATGAtctgattgaaattgctcatgGGTTACTGCAAAGCAAGGTTAATTTCGTGTTTGTTCTCCGACCTGATGTTGTATCAGTCGATGATCCAAACCCCTTGCCAGAAGGGTTCTCGGAAGAGAGTAATGATCGTGGGATATTAATCCAATGGTGTTGTCAGGTTCAGGTATTGTCACACCCAGCGGTAGGCGGATTTCTGACACACTGTGGCTGGAATTCTATATTGGAAAGCATCTGGTGTAGCGTACCTATGCTGTGTTTTCCTTTATTGACTGATCAGTTTACCAATCGGAAACTAGTGGTGGATGATTGGAAGATTGGACTAAATATTGGCCGAAAGCAGATTACGAGGAAAGAGGTATCTGAGAAGATCATCCGCCTGATGGATGAGAAATCAGGTTATGAGTTTAGAAAAGAGATCGTGGAGGTGAAAAAAGCTTTAGAAAATGCATCAAAAAATGATGTATCATCGGAGAAAAACCTAAGCCAGTTCGTGAATGAGTTGAAGGTTCTCATTGGTAACAAAAGTAAAAAATAG
- the LOC113298652 gene encoding phosphoglycerate kinase, cytosolic-like isoform X2 — protein sequence MEEVEKSDVLLFENLSKFKEERANSSMFAEKLSSGVDIFVNDTFSQSHKVLASTNGVSRYWYASIAGFCFEKQLEELVEVTRPKQPHFAIIGGGNLHDKVKALEFLASKCDGLVFVGMMAFQIMHGLGLPVRLNFVELSAVGSSLKIIQIARGRNIPIPLPKDFWCTNMCNRDELRTFPATNILDGWEPVDLGPVSLDEISSLLTNCKKIL from the exons ATGGAAGAGGTTGAGAAATCAGATGTTCTTCTTTTTGAGAATCTCTCGAAGTTTAAGGAGGAACGTGCGAATTCTTCAATGTTTGCTGAAAAATTATCATCAGGAGTGGATATCTTCGTTAACGACACTTTTTCCCAATCACATAAGGTGCTAGCATCAACCAATGGTGTTTCTCGCTATTGGTATGCTTCTATTGCTGGTTTTTGTTTCGAGAAGCAACTAGAGGAACTGGTGGAGGTGACGAGGCCCAAGCAACCGCATTTTGCAATT ATCGGAGGGGGGAATCTCCATGATAAAGTAAAAGCCTTGGAATTTTTAGCTTCTAAATGTGATGGCTTGGTTTTTGTCGGAATGATGGCATTTCAAATAATGCATGGCCTAGGACTGCCAGTGCGTTTGAATTTTGTGGAGCTGTCTGCTGTTGGGTCTTCCTTAAAGATAATTCAAATTGCACGTGGAAGGAATATACCTATTCCGCTACCAAAAGACTTTTGGTGCACTAATATGTGCAATCGAGACGAATTGCGTACATTTCCTGCCACCAACATCTTGGATG GTTGGGAACCTGTTGATCTTGGGCCAGTTTCATTGGATGAGATATCCTCACTCCTTACAAACTGCAAG AAGATTCTGTGA
- the LOC113293040 gene encoding uncharacterized protein LOC113293040, translating into MEPQMSGAGKSIYAEDSVAMRKLRLFRADSENSPNYGSIFQDRFIPKSQAPGFHTIDNSSRLLAPEVTPPKLLPFDNFPRLCVEPGDYTNEPRYCRDLPFRLAVPSLMDPPKFTQAWCTHWYNELTRMIEFVCDVAGPMGVVSPHVLNARGRIRLAPDVSTVMGKTWIKGKECRGFGAERKGCKGSCWKHSVDKASSVSDSE; encoded by the exons ATGGAACCACAGATGTCTGGTGCTGGTAAATCTATTTATGCGGAGGATTCTGTGGCCATGAGGAAGCTTCGTTTGTTCCGCGCAGATTCGGAGAATAGCCCTAATTATGGGTCCATCTTTCAGGATAGATTCATCCCTAAATCTCAAGCCCCGGGTTTTCATACCATTGATAACAGTTCGAGATTGTTAGCCCCCGAAGTCACTCCCCCCAAATTGCTTCCCTTTGATAATTTTCCTCGTCTGTGTGTTGAGCCTGGGGATTATACTAATGAGCCAAGATACTGTCGAGATCTTCCATTTCGTTTAGCAGTCCCCTCTTTGATGGATCCTCCGAAATTTACACAAGCATGGTGTACGCACTGGTATAATGAGTTAACCCGCATGATTGAATTTGTGTGTGATGTTGCTGGTCCGATGGGGGTGGTCAGCCCTCATGTATTAAATGCTCGAGGGCGTATCCGGCTTGCACCCGATGTTTCTACTGTCATGGGTAAAACCTGGATCAAGGGGAAAGAATGTCGTGGATTCGGCGCAGAAAGGAAAGGCTGTAAAGGAAGTTGCTGGAAACACTCAG TCGACAAGGCGTCCTCGGTTAGTGATTCGGAATAG
- the LOC113298652 gene encoding phosphoglycerate kinase, cytosolic-like isoform X1 gives MEEVEKSDVLLFENLSKFKEERANSSMFAEKLSSGVDIFVNDTFSQSHKVLASTNGVSRYWYASIAGFCFEKQLEELVEVTRPKQPHFAIIGGGNLHDKVKALEFLASKCDGLVFVGMMAFQIMHGLGLPVRLNFVELSAVGSSLKIIQIARGRNIPIPLPKDFWCTNMCNRDELRTFPATNILDGWEPVDLGPVSLDEISSLLTNCKTISSSKNDILQSLPKLDLRNNSILLSGVDVINGIRAWCLFSLFKLNKKIL, from the exons ATGGAAGAGGTTGAGAAATCAGATGTTCTTCTTTTTGAGAATCTCTCGAAGTTTAAGGAGGAACGTGCGAATTCTTCAATGTTTGCTGAAAAATTATCATCAGGAGTGGATATCTTCGTTAACGACACTTTTTCCCAATCACATAAGGTGCTAGCATCAACCAATGGTGTTTCTCGCTATTGGTATGCTTCTATTGCTGGTTTTTGTTTCGAGAAGCAACTAGAGGAACTGGTGGAGGTGACGAGGCCCAAGCAACCGCATTTTGCAATT ATCGGAGGGGGGAATCTCCATGATAAAGTAAAAGCCTTGGAATTTTTAGCTTCTAAATGTGATGGCTTGGTTTTTGTCGGAATGATGGCATTTCAAATAATGCATGGCCTAGGACTGCCAGTGCGTTTGAATTTTGTGGAGCTGTCTGCTGTTGGGTCTTCCTTAAAGATAATTCAAATTGCACGTGGAAGGAATATACCTATTCCGCTACCAAAAGACTTTTGGTGCACTAATATGTGCAATCGAGACGAATTGCGTACATTTCCTGCCACCAACATCTTGGATG GTTGGGAACCTGTTGATCTTGGGCCAGTTTCATTGGATGAGATATCCTCACTCCTTACAAACTGCAAG ACGATTTCGTCTTCTAAAAATGATATACTTCAAAGCCTTCCAAAATTAGACTTGAGGAACAACAGTATCCTACTTTCAGGAGTTGATGTGATTAATGGCATACGTGCCTGGTGTCTTTTTTCGTTATTCAAGCTCAATAAG AAGATTCTGTGA
- the LOC113298653 gene encoding ras-related protein RABF1-like translates to MGGCSSSLPAGSTPAHLGGDNAGLSDLTRGFRVKLVLLGDSGVGKSCIVLRFVRGQFDTTSKVTVGASFLSQTMVLQDATAVKFEIWDTAGQERYAALAPLYYRGAAVAVIVYDITNPESFSKARFWVKELQKHGNPNIIMVLVGNKADLHEYREVSIQDAIDYAEKNGMFFIETSAKTSDNIHELFEEIAKRLPRRPIM, encoded by the exons ATGGGTGGTTGCTCCTCCTCCCTTCCAGCAG GTAGCACACCGGCGCATTTAGGAGGGGATAATGCTGGACTGAGCGACTTGACCAGAGGCTTTCGGGTGAAG CTAGTGTTGTTAGGGGATTCTGGTGTTGGAAAAAGTTGTATTGTTCTTCGTTTTGTTCGTGGACAGTTTGACACAACATCTAAG GTGACTGTTGGAGCTTCATTTCTATCTCAAACTATGGTTTTGCAAGATGCTACTGCTGTCAAGTTTGAAATATGGGACACTGCTGGCCAGGAGAG GTATGCGGCATTGGCCCCACTTTACTATCGAGGAGCAGCTGTTGCGGTTATTGTGTATGATATAACCAACCCAGAGTCATTCAGTAAAGCACGTTTTTGGGTTAAG GAGCTACAGAAGCACGGAAACCCGAATATTATCATGGTTTTGGTGGGTAACAAAGCCGATCTTCATGAATATCGGGAAGTATCCATTCAA GATGCCATAGACTATGCAGAGAAAAATGGCATGTTCTTCATTGAAACATCTGCAAAAACATCAGATAATATTCATGAACTATTCGAG GAGATTGCTAAACGGCTGCCCCGGAGGCCGATTATGTGA
- the LOC113298654 gene encoding membrane magnesium transporter-like, with protein MGLGFTVGAIGILILSHAAYSTIQYRGLLKILEEEFSGPPLNVVAELLIGLVLCMYAGLCVPGKFLSIHPDSDENRIVSLPANVDFMVFNHRGKVFPSEANLKLKC; from the exons ATGGGTTTAGGGTTCACCGTTGGTGCTATTGGGATCTTAATTCTATCTCACGCTGCTTATTCAACTATTCAGT atagAGGCTTGTTGAAGATCCTTGAAGAAGAATTTTCAGGACCTCCGTTGAAT GTTGTAGCTGAGCTGCTTATTGGATTGGTATTGTGTATGTATGCTGGACTATGTGTTCCAGGGAAGTTCCTGTCAATACATCCAGATTCAGATGAAAACAG GATAGTATCTTTACCGGCTAATGTGGACTTCATGGTCTTTAACCATCGAGGAAAAGTATTTCCATCAGAAGCGAATTTGAAGCTGAAGTGTTGA